One Halolamina litorea genomic window carries:
- a CDS encoding phosphoglucomutase/phosphomannomutase family protein — MTDPTEAIHFGTDGWRATLDTFTDERVRIVAQGVADYLREIGADAPVVVGYDARASSPGFAESVADVLTANGFDAILPERDCPTPVAVWSVVDRDCAGAVVLSASHNPPEYNGIKYFPGDGAPAMPEVTDRIEANLAEPTSLPEGEHGVVVRDDLVTPHTEAVTDLVASLGFAPTDADGTLDLSGVTVAYDAMHGSGRGVTDAALEAAGADVVRLRCADDPEFGGGAPEPSESNLHAMTDRVVAGDADIGVANDGDADRIAVATPAGYLGENRFFAATYDALLEGDSGPAVRTVSTTFLIDRIAEAHGERVIETAVGFKWVADAMGEHDALMGGEESGGFSIRGHVREKDGVLMALLACAVEAAEPYDERIERIEAEHGGIVADKLSVDCPDSEKARVIDELEDVIPDDVAGVEVERTVTVDGFKLLCADGSWLLVRPSGTEPKLRVYAEASTQARVEAVLDAGRELVAPLV, encoded by the coding sequence ATGACCGATCCCACCGAGGCCATCCACTTCGGCACCGACGGCTGGCGGGCCACCCTCGATACGTTCACCGACGAGCGCGTCCGCATCGTCGCCCAGGGCGTCGCCGACTACCTGCGCGAGATCGGTGCCGACGCCCCCGTGGTCGTCGGCTACGACGCCCGCGCCTCCTCCCCCGGCTTCGCCGAGAGCGTCGCCGACGTGCTCACGGCCAACGGCTTCGACGCCATCCTCCCCGAGCGGGACTGCCCGACCCCCGTCGCCGTCTGGTCCGTCGTCGACCGGGACTGTGCCGGCGCCGTCGTGCTCTCTGCCTCCCACAACCCCCCGGAGTACAACGGCATCAAGTACTTCCCCGGCGACGGCGCGCCGGCGATGCCGGAGGTCACCGACCGGATCGAGGCGAACCTCGCGGAGCCCACGTCGCTCCCGGAGGGTGAACACGGCGTCGTCGTCCGGGACGACCTCGTCACCCCCCACACAGAGGCCGTGACCGACCTCGTCGCCTCGCTGGGGTTCGCGCCGACCGACGCCGACGGGACCCTCGACCTCTCGGGCGTGACGGTCGCCTACGACGCGATGCACGGCTCTGGCCGGGGCGTGACCGACGCCGCACTCGAAGCCGCGGGCGCCGACGTCGTTCGCCTGCGCTGTGCGGACGACCCCGAGTTCGGCGGCGGCGCCCCCGAGCCCAGCGAGTCGAACCTCCACGCGATGACCGACCGCGTCGTCGCCGGCGACGCCGACATCGGGGTCGCCAACGACGGCGACGCCGACCGGATCGCGGTGGCGACACCGGCGGGCTACCTCGGCGAGAACCGCTTTTTCGCCGCGACCTACGACGCGCTGCTGGAGGGTGACTCGGGGCCGGCCGTCCGGACCGTCTCGACGACGTTCCTGATCGACCGCATCGCCGAGGCCCACGGCGAGCGCGTGATCGAGACCGCGGTCGGCTTCAAGTGGGTCGCCGACGCGATGGGCGAGCACGACGCGCTGATGGGCGGCGAGGAGTCCGGCGGCTTCTCGATCCGCGGGCACGTCCGGGAGAAGGACGGCGTCCTGATGGCGCTGCTCGCCTGCGCCGTCGAAGCCGCCGAACCCTACGACGAGCGCATCGAGCGCATCGAGGCCGAACACGGCGGCATCGTTGCCGACAAGCTCAGCGTCGACTGCCCCGACTCCGAGAAAGCCCGCGTCATCGACGAACTCGAAGACGTGATCCCCGACGACGTGGCCGGCGTGGAAGTCGAGCGTACCGTCACCGTCGACGGCTTCAAACTGCTCTGTGCGGACGGCTCGTGGCTGCTCGTCCGGCCCTCCGGCACCGAGCCCAAGCTCCGGGTCTACGCCGAGGCGTCGACGCAGGCCCGGGTGGAGGCGGTGCTCGACGCCGGCCGCGAGCTCGTCGCGCCGCTGGTCTGA
- a CDS encoding NADPH-dependent FMN reductase: protein MTRVVAVSGSLRDGSYTKAALRYALDAAETAGVETELLDLAAADLPLYNPDRATEDAGDAEELLETVREADGVLLGSPVYHSSYSAGLRNFHDYCGFDEYEETVVGLLVSAGGGTIAGTLDDMRRTVRGVHGWVLPTQVGMRDARDRFADRDREPDPDEIGSDSQYAFVDEDLRARTCKLGYRLGTYAQRAPEFIRIDDEPDW from the coding sequence ATGACCCGAGTCGTCGCCGTCAGCGGCAGCCTCCGCGACGGCAGCTACACGAAAGCCGCCCTCCGCTACGCCCTCGACGCCGCCGAGACCGCGGGCGTCGAGACGGAACTCCTCGACCTCGCGGCCGCCGACCTGCCGCTGTACAACCCCGACCGCGCGACCGAGGACGCCGGCGACGCCGAGGAGCTGCTCGAAACGGTCCGCGAGGCCGACGGGGTGCTACTGGGCTCACCGGTCTACCACAGCTCCTACTCCGCCGGCCTGCGGAACTTCCACGACTACTGCGGGTTCGACGAGTACGAGGAGACGGTCGTCGGCCTGCTTGTCTCCGCCGGCGGCGGCACCATCGCGGGCACGCTCGACGACATGCGCCGGACGGTTCGCGGGGTCCACGGCTGGGTGCTTCCCACGCAGGTGGGCATGCGGGACGCTCGGGACCGCTTCGCCGACCGGGACCGCGAACCGGACCCCGACGAGATCGGGTCCGACTCCCAGTACGCGTTCGTCGACGAGGACCTGCGGGCCCGAACGTGTAAGCTCGGCTACCGGCTGGGTACGTACGCCCAGCGCGCCCCGGAGTTCATCCGGATCGACGACGAACCGGACTGGTAG
- a CDS encoding DUF7096 domain-containing protein, with protein sequence MRSLVLIVAAALSLSLVAPVGVGAVGAPTGPVDPAPVDAADGIVTPLGPAQQDGLNGSAVNETNVLVIPEGAVQRSGVDRATLNLGPAAEFNGNLTAVEVETAAVVEHVLAAEDDSERSRRIIQASSTVETEIITLRDRQQAAIEAYSSGRIDAETFVIELATVAARADALEQRIVRLTELADDVDGFSLSRPAEIRYELRTFGGPVRDRAVDAIRGTENATQFFVTTGTDGYELATIYDGSYHREAFRGAVRSGDSTATLSPTEAINVTRESYPELFRLGDSSATTSGSTNIVRVTAPGRSLTAFVDSGTGRVFKEYQRFGLAQYRSPSAASNTINGITVSVNRTYPGGPLRIHVENANSGEPIDLAVTLSQGQSERTTVGRTGDDGTLWTVSPRGSYTVLAVGDETTAAYLETSSTDAPSIDD encoded by the coding sequence ATGCGGTCTCTCGTACTCATCGTCGCCGCTGCCCTCTCCCTCTCGCTCGTGGCGCCGGTCGGTGTGGGCGCCGTCGGCGCGCCGACGGGGCCAGTCGACCCCGCGCCGGTCGACGCCGCCGACGGCATCGTGACCCCGCTCGGGCCCGCCCAGCAGGACGGACTCAACGGGAGCGCAGTCAACGAGACGAACGTGCTCGTCATCCCCGAAGGTGCCGTACAGCGCAGCGGCGTTGACCGGGCGACGCTGAACCTCGGCCCGGCCGCGGAGTTCAACGGCAACCTCACCGCGGTCGAAGTCGAGACCGCCGCAGTCGTCGAACACGTCCTCGCGGCGGAGGACGACAGCGAGCGAAGCCGGCGGATCATCCAAGCCTCCTCCACCGTCGAGACGGAGATCATCACGCTCCGGGACCGACAGCAGGCGGCCATCGAGGCCTACTCGAGTGGCCGGATCGACGCCGAGACGTTCGTGATCGAACTGGCGACGGTCGCCGCGAGAGCCGACGCGCTGGAGCAACGGATCGTCCGGCTGACCGAACTCGCCGACGACGTCGACGGCTTCAGCCTCTCCCGACCGGCCGAGATCCGCTACGAACTCCGCACGTTCGGCGGCCCCGTGCGTGACCGTGCGGTCGACGCCATCCGGGGCACCGAGAACGCCACCCAGTTTTTCGTCACCACGGGGACCGACGGCTACGAGCTCGCGACGATCTACGACGGGTCCTACCACCGTGAGGCGTTCCGAGGCGCGGTTCGCTCGGGCGACTCGACGGCGACACTCAGCCCGACCGAGGCGATCAACGTGACCCGGGAGAGCTACCCCGAACTGTTCCGGTTGGGCGACTCCTCGGCGACGACCTCCGGGTCGACCAACATCGTCCGCGTCACCGCACCGGGCCGTAGCCTCACCGCGTTCGTCGACAGCGGCACCGGGCGCGTGTTCAAGGAGTACCAGCGGTTCGGCCTGGCACAGTATCGGTCCCCCTCGGCTGCCTCGAACACGATCAACGGGATCACCGTCTCGGTCAACCGAACCTACCCCGGCGGCCCGCTCCGGATCCACGTCGAGAACGCCAACTCCGGCGAGCCGATCGACCTCGCCGTCACGCTGAGCCAGGGTCAGTCCGAGCGCACCACGGTCGGCCGGACCGGCGACGACGGCACGCTCTGGACGGTCTCCCCGCGCGGGAGCTACACCGTGCTTGCGGTGGGCGACGAGACCACCGCGGCCTATCTCGAAACCAGCAGCACCGACGCCCCCTCCATCGACGACTGA
- a CDS encoding GIY-YIG nuclease family protein: MHYVYVLSCADDTLYTGYTTDVARRVAEHDAGEGAKYTRGRTPVELVHVESFESKSAAMSREYAIKQLSRTQKERLVASSPTPELD, from the coding sequence GTGCACTACGTCTACGTCCTGTCGTGTGCCGACGACACGCTGTACACCGGCTACACGACTGACGTGGCTCGGCGCGTCGCCGAACACGACGCCGGCGAAGGTGCGAAGTACACCCGCGGCCGCACGCCGGTCGAACTGGTCCACGTCGAGTCCTTCGAGAGCAAGTCCGCCGCCATGTCCCGGGAGTACGCGATCAAACAGCTGTCACGGACACAGAAGGAGCGACTGGTGGCGTCGTCGCCGACGCCGGAGTTGGACTAA
- a CDS encoding type IV pilin, which translates to MLPAPTDTDRAVSPALGVVLLVGVTVAAAAVLGTAVLGQATALTEPPPTASFEIEAQGDRVSISHAGGDAVDVRALRIEVAVDGEPLTHQPPVPFFASPGFHGGPTGPFNPETDPGWVVGETASFRVAGTNDPTLAPGARLTVDLFDGNQLFASLSARVT; encoded by the coding sequence GTGCTCCCCGCCCCGACCGACACCGACCGGGCCGTCTCGCCGGCGCTCGGCGTCGTCCTCCTCGTCGGCGTCACCGTCGCGGCCGCCGCGGTACTGGGGACTGCCGTACTCGGGCAGGCCACGGCACTGACCGAGCCGCCGCCGACGGCGTCGTTCGAGATCGAAGCGCAGGGCGATCGAGTCAGTATCAGCCACGCGGGCGGTGACGCCGTCGACGTGCGGGCGCTCCGGATCGAGGTCGCCGTCGACGGCGAGCCACTCACACACCAGCCGCCGGTCCCGTTTTTCGCCAGCCCGGGGTTCCACGGCGGCCCGACCGGGCCGTTCAACCCCGAAACCGACCCGGGGTGGGTCGTGGGTGAGACGGCGTCGTTCCGGGTCGCGGGCACGAACGACCCAACGTTGGCGCCGGGTGCTCGGCTCACCGTCGACCTGTTCGACGGAAACCAGCTGTTCGCGTCGCTGTCGGCGCGGGTCACGTGA
- a CDS encoding DUF373 family protein — MLLVLAVDLDDDLGRKTGIETPVLGRENVEEAATKLATADPEDSDVNVLFQAIHTRDELEREGEEVAVAAVTGVDASDVKANRAVGEEVDTVLAALSTGENVRAIVITDGAQDESVLPVIRSRVPIDGLRRVVVRQAQDLESIYYTIKQVLGDKETRGTLLVPLGVLLLVYPLVLVANAFDVAGFSVLGVLSGLLGLYTLFRGLGLEDAIDETAEEVRQLLYAGRVTLITYVVAIALVAIGGWQGYQSILTNAPTVPLPTQAAVFVHAAVGWFAAAGVTSSLGQVTDEYLDGEFRWRYLNAPFYVLAISVVLNAVSGFFLPGDDAMLITDLALALTAGTLLGVLSTLTFAIAENRFPAAPETA; from the coding sequence ATGCTGTTGGTCCTCGCTGTCGACCTCGACGACGACCTCGGACGGAAGACGGGGATCGAGACCCCCGTGCTCGGCCGGGAGAACGTCGAGGAGGCCGCCACCAAGCTGGCGACCGCCGACCCCGAGGACTCCGACGTGAACGTGCTGTTTCAGGCGATTCACACGCGCGACGAACTCGAACGCGAGGGCGAGGAGGTCGCCGTCGCCGCCGTCACGGGCGTCGACGCCAGCGACGTGAAGGCCAACCGCGCGGTCGGTGAGGAGGTCGACACCGTCCTCGCGGCGCTCTCGACCGGCGAGAACGTCCGTGCGATCGTCATCACCGACGGCGCACAGGACGAGTCGGTGCTCCCGGTGATCCGTTCGCGGGTGCCCATCGACGGCCTCCGACGCGTCGTCGTCCGCCAGGCACAGGACTTGGAGTCGATCTACTACACGATCAAGCAGGTCCTGGGCGACAAGGAGACCCGCGGGACCCTGCTGGTGCCGCTGGGGGTGCTCCTGTTGGTCTACCCGCTCGTGCTCGTCGCCAACGCGTTCGACGTGGCGGGGTTCTCGGTACTGGGCGTTCTATCGGGGCTGCTGGGCCTCTACACGCTGTTCCGGGGGCTGGGCCTCGAGGACGCCATCGACGAGACTGCCGAGGAGGTGCGTCAACTGCTGTACGCCGGCCGGGTGACCCTGATCACCTACGTCGTCGCCATCGCGCTGGTCGCCATCGGCGGCTGGCAGGGCTACCAGTCGATACTGACCAACGCACCCACCGTCCCGTTGCCGACGCAGGCGGCGGTGTTCGTCCACGCCGCGGTCGGCTGGTTCGCGGCCGCGGGGGTCACCTCCAGCCTGGGCCAAGTCACCGACGAGTACCTCGACGGCGAGTTCCGCTGGCGCTACCTCAACGCCCCGTTCTACGTGCTGGCGATCAGCGTCGTGCTCAACGCCGTCTCCGGCTTCTTCCTGCCGGGCGATGACGCGATGTTGATCACCGACCTCGCGCTGGCGCTGACGGCGGGGACGCTGCTCGGAGTGCTCAGTACGCTCACGTTCGCCATCGCGGAGAACCGCTTCCCGGCCGCCCCGGAGACGGCCTGA
- a CDS encoding DUF1931 family protein encodes MSNLIVKAAVKEYLDEKNVASDFYDALDEEVEELLDDAARRAEENDRKTVQPRDL; translated from the coding sequence ATGTCGAACCTTATCGTCAAGGCCGCCGTCAAGGAGTACCTCGATGAGAAGAACGTCGCTTCGGACTTCTACGACGCCCTGGACGAGGAAGTCGAGGAGCTGCTCGACGACGCCGCCCGACGAGCGGAGGAGAACGACCGGAAGACGGTCCAGCCGCGCGACCTTTAA
- a CDS encoding methyltransferase domain-containing protein, with the protein MGVLENKSRARTFYKYLSQVYDTVNPLVWNEEMRDEALSRTGIEQGDRVLDVGCGTGFGTEGLLQHTDDVHGLDQSVHQLEKAWAKFGKTDQVKFYRGDAERLPFADDSFDHYWSSGSIEYWPNPVDAIEEARRVTKPGGTVLIVGPDEPSSGLFTKLADAIMLFYDADEADRMFSEAGFPEREHVVMQANPGSPRAIVTIATVPE; encoded by the coding sequence ATGGGAGTCCTCGAGAACAAATCGCGGGCACGCACCTTCTACAAGTACCTCTCGCAGGTGTACGACACCGTGAACCCGCTGGTCTGGAACGAGGAGATGCGCGACGAGGCGCTCTCGCGGACCGGGATCGAGCAGGGTGACCGTGTGCTCGACGTGGGCTGTGGTACCGGGTTCGGCACCGAGGGGCTGCTCCAGCACACCGACGACGTCCACGGCCTCGACCAGAGCGTCCACCAACTGGAGAAGGCGTGGGCGAAGTTCGGCAAGACCGACCAGGTGAAGTTCTACCGCGGCGACGCCGAGCGCCTCCCCTTCGCCGACGACAGCTTCGACCACTACTGGTCCTCGGGTTCGATCGAGTACTGGCCCAACCCCGTCGACGCCATCGAGGAGGCCCGCCGGGTGACCAAACCCGGCGGCACCGTCCTGATCGTCGGCCCCGACGAGCCGAGCAGCGGCCTGTTCACCAAACTCGCCGACGCGATCATGCTGTTCTACGACGCCGACGAGGCCGATCGGATGTTCAGCGAGGCCGGCTTCCCCGAACGGGAACACGTCGTGATGCAGGCCAACCCCGGCAGCCCGCGAGCCATCGTCACCATCGCCACCGTCCCCGAGTAG
- a CDS encoding radical SAM protein, whose amino-acid sequence MISKGCEQCAKGGKMVMFVYGYCDQRDCFYCPLGENRKNVEQVYANERPVESDEDVITEAKRMDALGSSITGGEPQEVLERTCHYISLLKDEFGEDHHIHLYTGIPGGRENMRRLAEAGLDEIRFHPPLELWGDMHGTEWEEILYIAREEGLTPAFEIPGIRPEPEFMEFIDEGAADFCNINEFEMSDGNYRRMQEEGFERKEGHMSAVEGGRGDILDVMGDHEKVYFCTSVFKDAAQHRRRLKRMARNVRREFDDVTDDGTLVYGKSYADPARFEELGVPEEFYTVKSNHVEVAWWLLEEMIDDGDVEDGEIVEQYPNYDGTVVERTPLA is encoded by the coding sequence ATGATCTCGAAGGGCTGTGAACAGTGTGCCAAGGGCGGCAAGATGGTGATGTTCGTCTACGGCTACTGCGACCAGCGGGACTGTTTCTACTGTCCCCTCGGCGAGAACCGCAAGAACGTCGAGCAGGTGTACGCCAACGAACGGCCCGTCGAGAGCGACGAGGACGTGATCACCGAGGCAAAGCGCATGGACGCGCTCGGCTCCTCGATCACCGGCGGCGAGCCCCAGGAAGTGCTCGAACGGACCTGCCACTACATCTCCCTGCTCAAAGACGAGTTCGGCGAGGACCACCACATCCACCTCTACACCGGCATCCCGGGCGGCCGGGAGAACATGCGCCGGCTGGCCGAGGCCGGCCTGGACGAGATTCGCTTCCACCCGCCGCTGGAGCTCTGGGGCGACATGCACGGCACCGAGTGGGAGGAGATCCTCTACATCGCCCGCGAGGAGGGCCTCACCCCCGCCTTCGAGATTCCGGGTATCCGGCCCGAACCGGAGTTCATGGAGTTCATCGACGAGGGCGCCGCCGACTTCTGTAACATCAACGAGTTCGAGATGTCCGACGGGAACTACCGCCGGATGCAGGAGGAGGGCTTCGAGCGCAAGGAGGGCCACATGTCCGCCGTCGAGGGCGGTCGCGGCGACATCCTCGACGTGATGGGCGATCACGAGAAGGTCTACTTCTGTACCTCGGTGTTCAAGGACGCCGCCCAGCACCGTCGCCGCCTGAAGCGGATGGCTCGGAACGTCCGCCGGGAGTTCGACGACGTGACCGACGACGGGACGCTCGTCTACGGCAAGAGCTACGCCGACCCCGCGCGCTTCGAGGAACTCGGCGTGCCCGAGGAGTTCTACACCGTGAAGTCGAACCACGTCGAGGTCGCGTGGTGGCTGCTGGAGGAGATGATCGACGACGGCGACGTCGAGGACGGCGAAATCGTGGAACAGTACCCCAACTACGACGGAACCGTCGTCGAGCGGACGCCGCTGGCCTGA
- a CDS encoding DUF7563 family protein: MSRCDHCGSHVSERFARVFADENGRLDACPSCAANAGIAEVARDRTRTETH; the protein is encoded by the coding sequence ATGTCACGTTGTGACCACTGCGGGTCACACGTCTCGGAGCGCTTCGCCCGCGTGTTCGCGGACGAGAACGGTCGGCTCGACGCCTGCCCCTCGTGCGCTGCGAACGCCGGTATCGCGGAAGTCGCACGGGACCGGACCCGTACCGAAACCCACTGA
- the rpiA gene encoding ribose-5-phosphate isomerase RpiA, which yields MKQRGGSDEAKRRAGESAAEIPEDGDVVGLGTGSTAAHAIRSLGERVDAGLDVRGIPTSFQSRQVAREAGIPLTSLDEADPDVAIDGADEVAPDGALIKGGGAAHAREKLVDSAAERFVVVADPSKEADALSHAVPIEVLPDARVPVADAVRSAGGDPELRAAERKDGPVVTDNGNLVLDCAFGEIDAPNALARTLSVTPGVVEHGLFVGLADELHVGDADGVEITRY from the coding sequence ATGAAGCAGCGCGGCGGTAGCGACGAGGCGAAACGGCGGGCCGGTGAGTCGGCGGCGGAGATCCCCGAGGACGGCGACGTGGTCGGCCTCGGCACGGGCAGCACGGCGGCCCACGCGATCCGGTCGCTGGGCGAGCGCGTGGACGCCGGCCTCGACGTTCGGGGGATCCCCACCTCGTTCCAGTCCCGCCAGGTGGCCCGCGAGGCGGGTATCCCGCTGACGAGCCTCGACGAGGCCGACCCCGACGTGGCCATCGACGGCGCCGACGAGGTGGCCCCCGACGGGGCACTGATAAAGGGCGGCGGGGCAGCCCACGCCCGCGAAAAGCTGGTCGACAGCGCCGCCGAGCGGTTCGTCGTCGTCGCCGACCCCTCGAAGGAGGCCGATGCGCTCTCACACGCCGTTCCGATCGAGGTGCTCCCCGACGCGCGGGTCCCCGTTGCCGACGCCGTTCGGTCGGCCGGCGGCGACCCGGAACTCCGGGCCGCCGAGCGCAAGGACGGGCCGGTGGTGACCGACAACGGCAACCTCGTGCTCGACTGTGCGTTCGGCGAGATCGACGCCCCGAACGCGCTGGCCCGGACGCTCTCGGTCACGCCCGGCGTCGTCGAACACGGACTGTTCGTCGGGCTGGCGGACGAACTCCACGTCGGCGACGCCGACGGGGTCGAGATCACGCGATACTAG
- a CDS encoding polyprenyl synthetase family protein, with product METLDRRVAIVDERLSALVESVEPPELAERLSHVTLSGGKRVRPAVTLLACEAAGGDPADAVDFAVGIELVHNASLVVDDIIDRSELRRGTPSAWAEYGYGPAIVASDGLLGEAFALFSTDEHAMGIVAEAMVELGEGEATELVAEPENEAEYMELARRKTGALFRAAAEVGAVAAGADGFTVESMGKYAEGVGVAFQMRDDVLDATGDAEELGKPAGQDAEMERPSLIQVTDLSAEEADERARAEADRALDALATATVDDGEAREYLEQLAEYVVSRER from the coding sequence ATGGAGACGCTCGACCGTCGGGTCGCCATCGTCGACGAGCGACTGTCCGCGCTCGTCGAGTCCGTCGAGCCACCCGAGCTGGCCGAGCGGCTGTCACACGTCACGCTCTCGGGAGGGAAACGGGTCCGGCCCGCCGTCACGCTGCTGGCCTGTGAAGCCGCCGGGGGCGACCCGGCCGACGCCGTCGACTTCGCCGTCGGGATCGAACTGGTCCACAACGCCTCGCTGGTCGTCGACGACATCATCGACCGCTCCGAACTGCGCCGCGGGACCCCGAGCGCGTGGGCGGAGTACGGCTACGGCCCGGCCATCGTCGCCAGCGACGGCCTGCTCGGCGAGGCGTTCGCGCTGTTCTCGACCGACGAACACGCGATGGGCATCGTCGCCGAGGCGATGGTCGAACTCGGCGAGGGGGAGGCCACCGAACTGGTCGCCGAACCCGAAAACGAGGCCGAGTACATGGAGTTGGCCCGGCGCAAGACCGGCGCGCTGTTCCGGGCGGCCGCGGAGGTCGGCGCCGTCGCAGCGGGCGCCGACGGGTTCACCGTCGAGTCGATGGGGAAGTACGCCGAGGGCGTCGGCGTCGCCTTCCAGATGCGTGACGACGTGCTCGACGCGACCGGTGACGCCGAGGAACTGGGCAAGCCTGCGGGACAGGACGCCGAGATGGAGCGCCCGTCGCTGATACAGGTCACCGACCTCTCCGCCGAGGAGGCCGACGAGCGGGCGCGGGCGGAGGCCGACCGCGCGCTCGACGCGCTGGCGACGGCGACCGTCGACGACGGCGAGGCGCGGGAGTACCTCGAACAGTTGGCGGAGTACGTCGTCAGCCGGGAGCGGTAG
- a CDS encoding ORC1-type DNA replication protein, with protein sequence MTGDSGGMLSWDESVFRDESVFEVDYVPETFKHRESQLESLKYALRPAVRGSRPLNTVIRGPPGTGKTTAVQKLFGELGVEAPNVRTVRVNCQVDSTRYAVFSRLFQSVFDYEPPSSGVSFKKLFEQVSDRLVESEEVLIVALDDVNYLFYENEASDTLYSLLRAHETHAGARIGVVVVSSDLSLSVMEELDSRVQSVFRPEDIYFPTYDAPEIVDILRERVERGFHEGVLGAPELDRVADLTAESGDLRVGIDLLRRAGLNAEMRGSRTVSEADIEEAYERSKYVHLARSLRELSDSERALVRVLAEHGGEQAGEVYEAFHEETDLGYTRYSEIVKKLEQLGVIETEYADVEGRGRSRSLALAYEPDAVLDRLE encoded by the coding sequence ATGACCGGGGACTCCGGCGGCATGCTCTCGTGGGACGAGTCGGTGTTCCGCGACGAGTCCGTCTTCGAGGTCGACTACGTCCCCGAGACGTTCAAACATCGTGAGAGCCAACTCGAGAGCCTGAAGTACGCGCTCCGGCCCGCAGTCCGTGGCTCGCGCCCGCTCAACACCGTGATCCGCGGGCCACCGGGAACGGGAAAGACCACCGCGGTCCAGAAGCTGTTCGGCGAACTCGGCGTCGAAGCGCCGAACGTCCGCACCGTCCGCGTCAACTGTCAGGTGGACTCGACGCGCTACGCGGTGTTCTCGCGGCTGTTCCAGAGCGTCTTCGACTACGAACCCCCCTCCTCGGGCGTCTCGTTCAAGAAGCTCTTCGAGCAGGTGAGCGACCGACTCGTCGAGTCCGAGGAGGTACTCATCGTCGCGCTCGACGACGTGAACTACCTCTTCTACGAGAACGAGGCCTCCGACACGCTCTACTCGCTGCTGCGGGCCCACGAGACCCACGCCGGCGCGCGCATCGGCGTCGTCGTCGTCTCCTCGGACCTCTCGCTGTCGGTGATGGAGGAGTTGGACTCGCGGGTCCAGAGCGTGTTCCGCCCCGAGGACATCTACTTCCCGACCTACGACGCCCCCGAAATCGTCGACATCCTGCGCGAGCGGGTCGAACGCGGCTTCCACGAGGGCGTGCTGGGCGCGCCCGAACTCGACCGCGTCGCCGACCTCACCGCCGAGAGCGGCGACCTCCGGGTCGGCATCGACCTCCTGCGCCGGGCCGGCCTCAACGCCGAGATGCGTGGCTCCCGGACCGTCTCCGAGGCGGACATCGAGGAGGCCTACGAGCGCTCGAAGTACGTCCACCTCGCGCGTAGCCTGCGGGAGCTGTCGGATTCCGAGCGCGCGCTGGTCCGCGTGCTCGCCGAACACGGCGGCGAACAGGCCGGCGAGGTGTACGAGGCCTTCCACGAGGAGACCGACTTGGGCTACACCCGCTACTCGGAGATCGTGAAGAAGCTCGAACAGTTGGGCGTGATCGAGACCGAGTACGCCGACGTCGAGGGGCGCGGGCGGTCGCGCTCGCTCGCGCTCGCGTACGAGCCTGACGCGGTCCTCGACCGGCTGGAGTGA